One Solanum lycopersicum chromosome 4, SLM_r2.1 DNA window includes the following coding sequences:
- the LOC101261810 gene encoding lysine-specific demethylase JMJ21 has product MRPESSPMEIDQIDRRPAALGDLRILPDEILCSILTYLTPRDVARLSCVSSVMYILCNEEPLWMSLCIDIADRQLQYKGSWKRTALDQLNVTFENKESCQKPLYFNGFNSLFLYRRLYRCHTSLNGFYYDSGNVERAKNLSVDEFRDKYDGQKPVLIGGLADTWPARTTWTTEGLLKNYGDTAFKLSQRSRHKIRMKLKDYVAYMKVQHDEDPLYIFDEKFGEAAPELLKEYTVPNMFKEDFFDVLDMDQRPSFRWLIMGPERSGASWHVDPSLTSAWNTLLYGRKRWALYPPGRVPLGVTVHVNEEDGDVNIDSPSSLQWWLDFYPLLAEEDKPIECTQLPGETIFVPSGWWHCVLNLETTVAVTQNFVNSKNFEFVCLDMAPGYRHKGVVRAGLLALDDIGIEDVKKNMLSLESGLSYSDLSRKDKRIRVDQPRSSEDGINSTELEFSYDINFLAMFLDKEQDHYTSLWSSSNSIGQREMREWLSKLWVEKPETRDLIWKGACLALNADRWYARATEICTFHGLPLPTDDERLPVGTGSNPVYLVGDNVIKILVEEGLEVCLHSLGTELEFYSSLQKMNSPLRNHIPNVLSSGILYIENGLCKVQCWDGKGIPEVIANFRPIVEHGEADYPFGLWSKRQLDYTKAGMSLAELVSTGSGTTIWPYVITQRCKGKIYAQIRDSISWEDTLNLASFLGEQMRNLHLVPCPALNDLTLLETQQKAVPTANGNLEDDKDKICVPSEWNLFLKTLNRKKKDVCDRLTKWGDPIPRELIEKVKEYIPDDLQKVDMGVRSCTWIHSDVMDDNIHMEPCSLASRSGGTTDDPQSIDNVSANGSNLSEPIRAWRPTHILDFSGLSVGDPIADLIPIHLDIFRGDPHLLKQFLDSYQLPFIKTEVNASAKINGFQRLSYRAMCYCILHDENVLGAIFSTWKKLKMAKSWEEVEEAVWGDLNSYTGSC; this is encoded by the exons ATGCGACCAGAGTCATCCCCGATGGAAATTGACCAAATTGATCGGAGGCCGGCGGCTCTCGGAGACCTCCGCATTCTTCCTGACGAAATCCTCTGCTCTATACTGACTTATCTCACTCCTCGCGATGTCGCTCGACTTTCCTGTGTTAGCAG TGTGATGTATATATTATGCAACGAGGAGCCCCTATGGATGAGCTTATGCATTGATATTGCTGATCGTCAACTTCAGTATAAAGGCTCTTGGAAAAGAACAGCCCTGGATCA ATTGAATGTGACTTTCGAAAATAAGGAATCCTGCCAGAAACCGCTATACTTCAATg GATTCAACTCTTTATTCCTTTATCGTAGATTATACCGGTGTCATACATCATTGAATGGATTTTATTATGATTCCGGAAATGTTGAAAGAGCAAAGAACCTTTCTGTAGATGAGTTTCGTGATAAGTATGATGGACAGAAACCG GTTTTAATTGGTGGATTGGCCGACACTTGGCCTGCAAGGACTACATGGACAACGGAGGggcttttaaaaaattatggagATACAGCATTTAAATTATCTCAAAGAAGTCGTCACAAAATTAGGATGAAACTGAAGGACTATGTGGCATATATGAAAGTTCAGCATGACGAGGATCCTCTTTACATTTTTGACGAGAAG TTTGGGGAAGCTGCACCAGAGTTGTTGAAGGAGTACACTGTTCCAAATATGTTCAAAGAGGACTTCTTTGATGTGCTGGACATGGACCAGCGACCTTCCTTCAGATGGCTCATTATGGGACCAGAGAGGTCTGGTGCCTCTTGGCATGTTGATCCATCCCTAACTAGTGCTTGGAATACACTTCTATATGGCCGTAAAAG GTGGGCATTATATCCCCCTGGAAGAGTACCATTAGGAGTAACAGTGCATGTAAATGAAGAAGATGGTGATGTCAATATTGACAGTCCATCATCTTTGCAG TGGTGGCTGGACTTCTACCCTCTTCTTGCTGAGGAAGACAAACCAATAGAGTGCACTCAACTGCCTGGGGAGACAATATTTGTTCCAAGTGGATGGTGGCATTGCGTGCTAAATTTAGAGACTACTGTTGCTGTGACACAGAATTTTGTGAACTCCAAGAACTTTGAATTTGTGTGTCTGGATATGGCTCCTGGTTATAGACATAAAGGAGTAGTCCGTGCTGGGCTTCTTGCTTTAGATGACATCGGCATTGAGGATGTCAAGAAAAATATGTTGTCCTTAGAAAGTGGTTTGAGCTACTCTGACCTGTCAAGGAAAGATAAGAGGATTAGAGTTGACCAGCCTAGAAGTTCAGAAGATGGCATAAATTCGACAGAGTTGGAATTTTCTTATGACATAAATTTCCTAGCTATGTTTTTGGATAAAGAGCAAGATCACTACACTTCGTTATGGAGCTCAAGCAACTCCATAGGGCAGCGAGAAATGAGAGAGTGGTTATCAAAGCTCTGGGTTGAAAAACCAGAGACTAGAGACCTTATATGGAAG GGAGCCTGTCTGGCGCTGAATGCTGATAGATGGTATGCACGCGCGACAGAAATTTGTACCTTCCATGGGTTGCCGTTGCCTACAGATGATGAGAGGCTTCCTGTTGGAACAGGCAGCAATCCG GTTTATCTAGTTGGGGACAATGTTATAAAAATACTTGTTGAAGAGGGATTAGAAGTTTGTCTTCATTCTTTGGGCACTGAG CTCGAGTTTTACAGTTCACTCCAGAAAATGAACTCCCCTTTGAGGAATCACATTCCTAATGTTTTATCCAGTGGGATTCTCTATATTGAAAATGGCTTGTGTAAGGTTCAGTGTTGGGATGGCAAAGGAATTCCAGAGGTGATTGCTAATTTTAGACCCATTGTGGAACATGGGGAAGCTGATTATCCATTTGGCTTATGGAGTAAAAGGCAGCTTGATTATACAAAAGCCGGGATGTCATTAGCCGAACTAGTAAGCACTGGCAGTGGCACAACAATATGGCCATATGTTATAACACAGAGATGCAAAGGGAAAATATATGCTCAAAT AAGAGATTCCATCTCATGGGAAGACACTCTAAATTTGGCCTCGTTCCTGGGAGAACAAATGCGCAACCTTCATCTTGTGCCGTGCCCAGCTTTGAATGATTTAACGTTATTGGAAACCCAGCAGAAAGCAGTACCCACTGCTAATGGGAATCTCGAGGATGACAAGGACAAGATTTGTGTCCCTTCAGAGTggaatttattcctgaaaactCTGAACAGAAAAAAGAAGGATGTTTGTGACCGCTTGACCAAATG GGGCGATCCAATTCCTAGAGAGCTGATTGAGAAAGTCAAGGAATACATCCCTGATGACCTCCAAAAG GTTGACATGGGAGTCAGATCTTGTACCTGGATACACTCTGATGTGATGGATGACAATATCCACATGGAACCGTGTTCCCTCGCTTCTCGCTCTGGAGGGACTACTGATGATCCCCAGTCAATTGACAATGTTTCTGCAAATGGATCTAATTTGAGTGAGCCTATACGTGCATGGAGACCTACTCATATACTCGATTTCAGTGGTCTATCTGTTG GGGACCCGATTGCTGACTTAATCCCAATACACCTGGATATCTTTAGAGGAGATCCGCATTTACTGAAGCAGTTTCTGGATAGCTATCAACTTCCATTTATTAAAACAGAGGTGAATGCATCAGCTAAAATCAATGGATTTCAGAGACTTTCTTACCGAGCCAT GTGCTACTGTATTTTGCATGACGAAAACGTTCTGGGAGCAATTTTCAGTACTTGGAAGAAACTAAAGATGGCTAAATCATGGGAAGAAGTCGAGGAAGCTGTATGGGGAGATCTTAATAGTTACACAGGCTCCTGTTGa